In Acinetobacter sp. C32I, one genomic interval encodes:
- a CDS encoding GFA family protein: protein MEYKGSCHCGKITFVAQGDLTEAMSCNCSICQRKGSLLWFLPTDKVDISIQEDVLTRYQFNKHVIDHHFCKICGIHPYATGIDPQGNQMYAINIRCIENLDLESIKINLFDGRSV, encoded by the coding sequence ATGGAATATAAAGGAAGTTGTCATTGTGGAAAAATCACTTTTGTTGCACAAGGTGATTTGACTGAAGCAATGTCGTGTAACTGCTCGATCTGCCAAAGAAAAGGTTCTTTATTGTGGTTCTTACCGACAGATAAAGTTGATATCTCAATTCAAGAAGATGTTTTAACTCGTTACCAATTTAATAAGCATGTGATCGACCATCATTTTTGTAAGATCTGTGGTATTCATCCTTATGCAACAGGCATTGATCCGCAAGGGAATCAGATGTATGCCATTAATATCAGATGTATCGAAAATTTAGATTTGGAAAGCATCAAAATCAACCTTTTTGATGGCCGTTCGGTTTAA
- a CDS encoding ribonuclease I produces the protein MKPVELLKGQLMRSLQALACYLVLSFAAPLHAASNSDVAGYVMHVQMTPAACSFDSSRQKQRKCLEGYSLTIASLLPEVSPNRDCSTKTSAKLSPLQAKVVARVMPDENARVQLWQDVGGCMPMNASQYFRTIINFAERLKIPADLTSPNTIEVQKESLRQQFTKLNPALPPNGIRFTCQSSRFDSVLTEIRVCYQKNGQYKQCASHIVTGCPSEFTIKGSY, from the coding sequence ATGAAACCAGTCGAATTACTGAAAGGGCAGTTGATGAGATCGCTACAGGCATTGGCTTGTTATTTGGTCTTGTCTTTTGCTGCGCCATTACATGCTGCGAGTAATTCAGACGTTGCGGGCTATGTCATGCATGTGCAGATGACACCTGCCGCATGTTCTTTCGATTCATCAAGACAGAAGCAACGTAAATGTTTGGAAGGCTATTCACTGACCATTGCGAGCTTACTACCTGAAGTATCGCCCAATCGTGATTGCTCCACTAAAACATCGGCCAAATTGTCGCCTTTGCAAGCCAAGGTGGTGGCGCGGGTCATGCCAGATGAAAATGCCCGTGTGCAGTTATGGCAAGATGTGGGTGGTTGTATGCCAATGAATGCCAGTCAATATTTTAGAACCATTATTAACTTCGCGGAGCGTTTAAAAATCCCTGCGGATTTGACCAGCCCAAATACCATTGAAGTGCAAAAAGAAAGCTTAAGACAGCAATTTACCAAGCTCAATCCGGCGTTGCCGCCGAATGGTATACGTTTTACTTGTCAGTCATCGAGATTTGATTCGGTGCTGACGGAAATACGCGTTTGTTATCAGAAAAATGGTCAATATAAACAATGCGCAAGCCATATTGTGACGGGCTGCCCAAGTGAATTTACAATTAAAGGCAGTTACTAG
- a CDS encoding DUF4256 domain-containing protein: protein MTKKKQLNAEQTIVLFEILKKRFEANMHRHQGLNWVDIEEQLKQFPEKLWVLNQMEETGGEPDIIVLDVKSSEMIFYDCAVETPKGRRSLCYDRAALDARKEHKPENNAVDVAEAIGIEMLTEEQYRQLQSVEHFDLKTSSWVKTPEDVRKLGGAIFCDSRYGRVFTYHNGAQSYYATRGFRGRLKL, encoded by the coding sequence ATGACTAAGAAAAAGCAATTGAATGCGGAACAGACGATCGTGTTGTTTGAGATATTAAAAAAGCGTTTTGAAGCCAATATGCATCGGCATCAGGGTTTGAATTGGGTGGATATCGAGGAGCAATTAAAACAATTTCCTGAAAAGCTATGGGTACTGAATCAAATGGAAGAGACGGGGGGAGAGCCAGACATCATTGTATTGGATGTAAAGTCATCAGAAATGATCTTTTATGATTGTGCCGTAGAAACACCAAAAGGGCGTAGGAGTCTTTGTTATGATCGCGCTGCTTTAGATGCACGTAAAGAACATAAGCCTGAGAACAATGCGGTCGATGTGGCCGAAGCCATAGGAATTGAAATGCTCACAGAAGAGCAATATAGGCAGTTACAGTCAGTTGAGCATTTTGATCTCAAAACCTCAAGTTGGGTAAAAACGCCAGAAGATGTACGTAAATTGGGCGGTGCAATTTTTTGTGATAGTCGTTATGGCCGCGTCTTTACCTATCACAATGGTGCTCAATCCTATTATGCGACCCGTGGGTTTCGTGGCCGATTAAAATTATAG
- a CDS encoding DUF2789 family protein, translated as MFEQQPTLELLFEQLGLGADEAAIENFVKTHQLRADQKLHEAEFWSAGQRDFLKSHWDKDDEWAIVIDELNQQLHVDSTR; from the coding sequence ATGTTTGAACAGCAACCGACACTTGAGCTTTTATTCGAACAACTCGGGCTTGGGGCTGATGAGGCAGCAATCGAAAACTTTGTGAAAACCCACCAACTGCGTGCTGATCAAAAACTGCATGAAGCAGAATTCTGGAGTGCAGGTCAGCGTGATTTTCTCAAAAGTCATTGGGATAAAGATGATGAGTGGGCGATTGTGATTGATGAGCTGAATCAGCAATTACATGTGGATAGCACCAGATAA
- the pssA gene encoding CDP-diacylglycerol--serine O-phosphatidyltransferase: MTNSLKPDSDLNKEDHSFDGITFEVEEEEHTHEGQKVKRRGIYLWPNLITTAALLSGFYSIIASMNGNFNQAIYAIFLAALLDGLDGRVARAIGAQSAFGEQYDSLSDLLAFGVAPAILMYSWSLHDLGRIGLACCFIYTACAAFRLARFNVQIGVVDKRYFIGIASPLAAVTVISLVWVGRDYPFIFDLNDIVIQVINSVVMVAVGLLMISNIKYYSFKQMDRKRVPFVVMLPVVLIFAAITYNIPVGILIVCILYVLSGFVTTLFAKKNDAKITT, translated from the coding sequence ATGACAAATTCTCTTAAACCTGATTCTGATTTGAACAAAGAAGATCATTCTTTTGATGGAATCACTTTTGAAGTAGAAGAAGAAGAGCATACGCACGAAGGACAAAAAGTGAAACGCCGTGGCATTTATTTATGGCCGAATTTAATTACAACAGCCGCACTTCTTTCTGGTTTTTATTCAATTATTGCCAGTATGAATGGAAACTTTAATCAAGCAATCTATGCCATTTTCTTGGCTGCATTGCTTGATGGTTTGGATGGTCGAGTGGCCCGTGCAATTGGTGCACAAAGTGCTTTTGGTGAGCAATACGATTCGCTTTCTGATTTATTGGCATTTGGCGTGGCACCTGCTATTTTAATGTATAGCTGGAGTTTGCATGATCTTGGACGTATTGGTTTAGCTTGTTGCTTTATCTATACGGCTTGTGCAGCGTTCCGTTTAGCGCGTTTCAATGTACAAATTGGTGTGGTGGATAAGCGCTACTTTATTGGTATTGCCAGTCCACTTGCGGCAGTGACCGTGATCTCATTGGTGTGGGTGGGGCGTGATTATCCATTCATCTTTGATTTGAATGATATTGTGATTCAGGTGATTAATTCAGTAGTCATGGTTGCCGTGGGTTTACTGATGATTTCCAACATCAAATACTATTCATTTAAACAAATGGATCGTAAGCGTGTACCTTTCGTCGTGATGTTACCTGTGGTCTTGATTTTTGCTGCAATCACGTACAACATTCCTGTAGGGATACTGATTGTCTGTATCCTCTATGTTCTTTCAGGATTTGTGACGACACTATTTGCCAAAAAGAATGATGCCAAAATAACAACTTAA
- a CDS encoding DUF2007 domain-containing protein: MTWIVVQSFSFPYEAQIAKTQLEAAEIPARIENEHTINMDWLYSNALGGVRLLVPESYAEEAKALLAQDFSQELEQQFGASESCPKCGSTDIQPYTEGKRPAYVVFLLLGFPLFSYKNGTKCRQCQHFWS; this comes from the coding sequence ATGACTTGGATCGTAGTACAAAGCTTTTCATTTCCCTATGAAGCTCAAATTGCTAAAACTCAGTTAGAAGCAGCTGAAATTCCAGCACGTATTGAAAATGAACATACTATTAATATGGATTGGCTTTACTCCAATGCTTTAGGTGGTGTGCGACTGTTAGTTCCTGAAAGCTATGCAGAAGAAGCTAAAGCATTACTTGCTCAAGATTTTAGCCAAGAATTAGAACAACAATTTGGGGCAAGTGAAAGCTGTCCTAAGTGTGGCAGTACCGATATACAGCCTTATACAGAAGGTAAACGCCCCGCTTATGTGGTTTTTCTATTGCTTGGTTTTCCGCTCTTTTCGTATAAAAATGGAACGAAGTGTCGGCAGTGCCAACATTTTTGGAGTTAA
- the miaB gene encoding tRNA (N6-isopentenyl adenosine(37)-C2)-methylthiotransferase MiaB produces MTVQTFIPSAVKAASENTVTQPMHTADVSIKKLFIETQGCQMNEYDSHRMADLLGDSHGYVLTDNPNEADILLMNTCSIREKAQEKVFSGLGRWRKLKEQNPDLIIGVGGCVASQEGDNIQKRAPYVDMIFGPQTLHRLPQMLDQHHAQIEKPKKEKIKLVDISFPDIEKFDFLPEPRVEGFKAFVSIMEGCSKYCSFCVVPYTRGEEVSRPLDDVLAEIAGLAEKGVREISLLGQNVNGYRGETFEGEICTFPELLRLVAEIPGIGRLRYTTSHPLEFSDDLIQCYRDLPQMVSHLHLPVQSGSNDVLQAMKRNHTIDVYIDKIAKLRKVRPDMHLSSDFIIGFPGETDAHFAETLQFIKDLDFDHSYSFVYSKRPGTPASDLPDSTPEQVKKDRLAQVQEVIKRSSIDKTDAMLGKIERVLIEKVSDKDPNVLIGTADNTRLVTFIGDAAWIGRFAEIEITEIKTLNLVYGELLNLEPDVA; encoded by the coding sequence ATGACGGTTCAAACATTCATTCCCAGTGCTGTAAAAGCTGCTTCAGAAAACACTGTTACCCAGCCAATGCACACCGCTGATGTTTCAATCAAGAAATTGTTTATTGAAACTCAAGGGTGTCAGATGAATGAGTATGACAGTCATCGTATGGCAGATTTGTTAGGTGATTCACATGGCTATGTGCTCACTGACAATCCAAACGAAGCAGACATCCTGCTGATGAATACCTGCTCGATTCGTGAAAAAGCACAAGAGAAGGTATTTAGTGGTCTAGGTCGCTGGCGCAAACTGAAAGAACAAAACCCAGACCTCATCATTGGTGTGGGGGGGTGTGTTGCATCGCAAGAAGGTGACAACATCCAAAAACGTGCACCTTATGTGGATATGATCTTTGGCCCACAAACGCTGCACCGTTTGCCACAAATGCTAGATCAGCATCACGCTCAAATTGAAAAACCAAAGAAAGAAAAAATCAAATTGGTTGATATTTCTTTCCCAGATATCGAAAAGTTCGACTTTTTGCCTGAACCACGTGTCGAAGGCTTCAAGGCATTTGTTTCAATCATGGAAGGTTGTTCGAAGTACTGTTCATTCTGTGTGGTCCCTTATACCCGTGGCGAAGAAGTCTCTCGTCCGTTAGATGATGTATTGGCAGAAATCGCAGGCCTCGCCGAAAAAGGCGTGCGTGAGATCAGCTTACTCGGTCAAAACGTCAATGGTTATCGCGGTGAAACTTTTGAAGGTGAAATTTGCACCTTCCCAGAATTATTGCGTTTAGTGGCAGAAATCCCTGGGATTGGTCGTCTACGTTATACCACCTCTCACCCGCTTGAATTTTCTGATGATCTAATTCAATGCTACCGTGATTTACCACAAATGGTTTCGCACTTGCATCTGCCAGTACAAAGTGGTTCAAACGATGTATTACAAGCCATGAAACGTAACCACACCATTGATGTCTACATCGATAAAATTGCCAAGTTACGTAAAGTACGCCCAGATATGCATTTATCTAGCGACTTCATTATCGGTTTCCCGGGCGAAACAGATGCGCACTTTGCTGAAACCTTACAATTCATTAAAGATCTAGATTTCGATCACTCTTATAGTTTTGTTTATTCTAAGCGTCCAGGTACACCTGCCTCTGACTTACCAGACAGCACCCCCGAACAAGTGAAAAAAGATCGCTTGGCGCAAGTACAAGAAGTGATTAAACGTTCAAGTATTGATAAAACGGATGCCATGCTCGGTAAAATTGAACGTGTCTTGATTGAGAAGGTTTCGGATAAAGATCCGAATGTTTTAATCGGTACAGCAGACAATACACGTTTGGTTACTTTTATCGGTGATGCCGCGTGGATTGGGCGTTTCGCAGAGATTGAGATCACGGAAATTAAAACTTTAAATTTAGTTTACGGAGAACTCTTGAATCTTGAACCTGACGTGGCGTAA
- a CDS encoding lytic transglycosylase domain-containing protein: MGGMIACSSVYALDEQFNDALRAANAGNSALLDQYQADMQNDALGYYPEYWKLNTNLGFQPASSIISFAQRYPQSAMAEKLSADYVEEKVKLGSFADAKPVLSYVTNPDQEESCAVAQVRAKTGDSLVFAEYKDIWLATNSQPESCNGLGRLMLSSPLMTVQDRQQRLWGQLRAGQSGPAIATAQTMGLNLSLAQFNQIQANPLGYLWSAPKANDADYAYLIFALGRVADSDLTNALGNVQRVVQDVPQPVQQYLYRTIGYVGGTTVMKNGFNREVLNAYDQSYGYPFSPEEAEIYARQAIRFGAWESLIRAIDAMSVTQKQEDRWQYWLARASEQRSDGGSKQAAQQIYRKLAQSGDDYHNLLAKDRLGERYNHQPYNEQPSTQDVQRLNQNIHFRRAFTLRDVNAPANYTNREWNWAVRQAYLQHDDGLLLAAAKRAHDMGWYDRAIYAADRTTSRHNDTYRYTTPHRSNVTSHSYNAGIDPAWAYGLMRQESRFVTSARSHVGAGGLMQIMPNTAKLIARQMGETYNPAALSEMNTNIRYGTYYLSMIQSQLSGNAVLATAGYNAGPNRARRWQPDAQNMAADQYTETIPLLETRDYVKHVMTNATHYGVVLGQGSQSLEKRMSTIPVRSGP, translated from the coding sequence ATGGGAGGAATGATCGCATGCTCGTCTGTCTATGCTCTAGATGAACAGTTTAATGATGCTTTGCGTGCTGCCAATGCAGGCAATTCTGCTTTGCTCGATCAATATCAAGCTGACATGCAAAATGATGCTTTGGGCTATTACCCTGAATATTGGAAACTGAACACTAATCTGGGTTTTCAACCAGCTTCATCAATTATTAGCTTTGCACAACGCTACCCACAATCAGCGATGGCGGAAAAACTCTCTGCCGATTATGTGGAAGAAAAAGTCAAACTCGGCAGCTTTGCCGATGCTAAGCCTGTACTGAGTTATGTCACCAATCCAGATCAAGAAGAAAGCTGTGCAGTTGCTCAAGTTCGTGCAAAAACAGGTGATAGTCTGGTTTTTGCAGAATATAAAGACATTTGGTTAGCAACCAATTCGCAGCCTGAATCATGTAATGGTTTGGGTCGTTTGATGCTGTCTAGCCCACTGATGACTGTACAAGACCGCCAACAACGCTTATGGGGACAATTACGTGCAGGCCAATCAGGCCCGGCGATTGCGACCGCTCAAACCATGGGCTTGAATCTATCTTTAGCACAATTCAATCAAATTCAAGCCAATCCATTGGGTTATTTGTGGAGTGCACCAAAAGCCAATGATGCTGATTATGCTTATTTAATCTTTGCTTTGGGGCGTGTTGCCGATAGTGATTTAACCAATGCTTTGGGTAATGTGCAGCGTGTTGTTCAAGATGTGCCACAACCGGTGCAACAATATTTGTATCGTACCATTGGATATGTCGGTGGTACCACCGTGATGAAAAATGGCTTTAATCGTGAAGTATTAAATGCCTATGACCAAAGTTATGGTTATCCATTTAGCCCTGAAGAAGCTGAAATTTATGCCCGTCAGGCGATTCGTTTCGGGGCTTGGGAAAGTTTGATTCGTGCGATTGATGCGATGTCAGTGACACAAAAGCAGGAAGACCGTTGGCAGTATTGGTTGGCACGTGCATCGGAACAGCGTTCAGATGGCGGTTCTAAACAAGCGGCGCAGCAGATCTATCGCAAATTGGCACAAAGTGGCGATGACTATCATAACTTGTTGGCAAAAGATCGCTTAGGCGAACGTTATAACCATCAGCCTTATAATGAACAGCCTAGCACCCAAGATGTTCAGCGTCTGAATCAAAATATCCATTTTAGACGTGCGTTTACATTAAGAGATGTGAATGCGCCTGCCAATTATACCAATCGTGAATGGAACTGGGCAGTTCGCCAAGCCTATTTACAACACGACGATGGTCTGCTTTTAGCAGCAGCAAAACGTGCGCATGATATGGGTTGGTATGACCGTGCAATTTATGCGGCGGATCGAACCACCTCTCGTCATAATGATACCTATCGCTATACCACGCCGCATCGTAGTAATGTGACCAGTCATAGTTACAATGCAGGTATTGATCCTGCGTGGGCCTATGGTTTAATGCGCCAAGAAAGTCGTTTCGTCACTTCTGCACGTTCCCATGTTGGGGCGGGTGGTTTGATGCAGATTATGCCGAATACTGCAAAATTGATCGCAAGACAAATGGGTGAAACCTATAATCCAGCAGCCTTGAGTGAAATGAATACCAATATTCGTTATGGAACTTATTATCTTTCAATGATTCAAAGCCAATTGAGTGGTAATGCGGTATTGGCAACAGCAGGTTATAACGCAGGTCCAAATCGTGCACGCCGTTGGCAGCCTGATGCTCAGAATATGGCTGCAGATCAGTACACTGAAACCATTCCACTATTGGAAACACGTGACTATGTTAAACATGTCATGACCAATGCCACGCACTATGGCGTGGTATTAGGGCAGGGATCGCAATCGTTAGAAAAACGAATGAGCACGATCCCTGTACGCAGTGGGCCTTAA
- a CDS encoding DUF6670 family protein has translation MPILMNNNQLKQLNLNKSDALTFHPPKGLFKIVYQALILPNLPEPFHYLNFISLIGQPRIPICYNASAITTTAIDTATVLVASSLSTVGHLKSYSAKEQCQLEQDRYQFLDVDHIQVDFPNYYFKRDDEELSCQLKVNIGTDIENHSALQWGVGDYWYVRCQCEGEITYKKQKYQIEAQGILKHARAIYLPFIAFHFFTYQIIQVNVDFQIILSELRNQWNNIIFSRIEIQSNEQNSILYEHQVILDVTRVYPKVQTPNGREMYLPREFVWQYSEKDEVVFQLQAQSRGDYKFGLAAGYVGSFQYQLLWKNESYEGTGYCEYIDCRPLHWQEKNKTEQIIDQIAHFQPYLCKK, from the coding sequence ATGCCAATATTGATGAATAATAATCAATTAAAGCAGCTGAACCTCAATAAGTCAGATGCTTTAACTTTTCACCCACCTAAAGGTTTATTTAAGATCGTCTATCAGGCTTTGATCTTGCCGAATTTGCCTGAACCTTTTCATTATTTAAATTTCATTAGCCTGATTGGGCAGCCTCGCATCCCCATTTGTTATAACGCCAGTGCCATTACTACGACGGCAATCGATACTGCGACGGTTTTAGTTGCCAGCAGTTTATCGACAGTCGGTCATCTGAAAAGTTATAGCGCTAAAGAGCAGTGTCAATTAGAGCAAGATCGTTATCAGTTTTTAGATGTGGATCATATCCAGGTTGATTTCCCCAATTATTATTTTAAGCGTGATGATGAAGAACTCAGTTGCCAACTTAAAGTGAATATTGGCACGGACATTGAAAACCATTCAGCCTTGCAATGGGGGGTTGGGGATTATTGGTATGTTCGCTGTCAGTGCGAAGGCGAAATCACCTATAAAAAACAAAAATATCAGATCGAAGCGCAAGGTATATTGAAACATGCCAGAGCCATCTACTTACCTTTTATCGCCTTTCATTTTTTTACCTATCAAATTATTCAGGTCAATGTAGACTTTCAGATCATCTTGTCTGAACTTAGAAATCAGTGGAATAACATTATTTTTTCCAGAATTGAAATTCAGTCGAATGAGCAAAATTCAATACTCTATGAGCATCAGGTCATTTTAGATGTCACACGTGTATATCCAAAAGTACAGACCCCAAATGGACGGGAGATGTATTTGCCACGGGAATTTGTTTGGCAATATTCAGAAAAAGATGAGGTGGTGTTTCAATTACAGGCGCAGAGTCGGGGGGATTATAAATTTGGTTTGGCTGCAGGCTATGTGGGGAGTTTTCAGTATCAACTGTTATGGAAAAATGAAAGTTATGAGGGGACTGGATACTGTGAGTATATCGATTGTAGGCCTTTACACTGGCAAGAAAAAAATAAAACCGAGCAAATAATCGACCAAATTGCACATTTTCAGCCATATTTGTGTAAAAAATAG
- the rlmJ gene encoding 23S rRNA (adenine(2030)-N(6))-methyltransferase RlmJ, producing MNYRHHFHAGNFADVMKHVLLLQLLARLNAKDKPYRYIDTHGGAGKYDLSTSEAQKSGEFLTGIHRLVKLDDSIKRNAPEGVKQYLKIVEDMRAGSGKGAYPGSPWFALEGMRDIDKATIFEMQRDVFQQLYFNIRDKRAGLHERDFYEGLMGVIPPKEKRGLVMIDPPYEIERKDFPQLVEILQAAHKKWPTGVFAVWYPIKDRAMIERFEKKMFKTGIRRQLICEICVWPDDTPVGLNGCGLLVINPPWKFSEDADQALQWLFPHLRMSENGGHAAVRWLVGE from the coding sequence ATGAATTACCGTCACCATTTCCATGCGGGTAACTTTGCCGATGTTATGAAGCATGTACTTTTGCTTCAACTGCTCGCTCGTTTAAATGCTAAAGATAAACCTTATCGATATATCGATACCCATGGTGGTGCAGGTAAATATGATTTATCTACGTCTGAAGCACAAAAATCAGGTGAATTCTTAACGGGTATCCATCGTTTGGTCAAGCTTGACGATTCGATTAAACGTAATGCGCCTGAAGGTGTAAAACAATATCTTAAAATTGTTGAAGATATGCGTGCAGGTTCGGGTAAAGGTGCTTATCCAGGTTCACCTTGGTTTGCACTTGAAGGCATGCGTGATATTGATAAAGCAACTATATTTGAAATGCAGCGTGATGTGTTTCAACAATTGTATTTTAATATTCGCGATAAACGTGCGGGCTTGCATGAGCGTGATTTCTATGAAGGCTTGATGGGGGTTATTCCACCTAAAGAAAAACGCGGATTGGTCATGATTGACCCTCCTTACGAAATTGAGCGTAAAGATTTCCCGCAATTGGTTGAAATACTCCAAGCCGCACATAAAAAATGGCCAACAGGCGTGTTTGCAGTTTGGTATCCAATCAAAGATCGCGCCATGATTGAACGTTTTGAAAAGAAAATGTTTAAAACGGGTATTCGCCGTCAGCTCATTTGTGAAATTTGTGTATGGCCAGATGACACCCCAGTCGGATTGAATGGTTGTGGTTTATTGGTGATTAACCCACCTTGGAAGTTCTCAGAAGATGCGGATCAAGCATTACAATGGTTATTTCCACATTTGCGCATGAGTGAAAATGGTGGACATGCTGCAGTGCGTTGGTTGGTGGGTGAATAA
- a CDS encoding 2OG-Fe(II) oxygenase encodes MQATSLPQAFNLQSWNLDQVLNDLNEFGFALIDQVYSDEYVHALAHECTSHLAEFRAAGIQNGVVSHIRSDHILWIDGQLPIAQQHLQTLEHLSQALNQAFYLGIKEVEAHFACYNAGEFYALHRDNPQQKNDRMISTVFYLHESWQEDWGGQLRLQDKKDQWHIIQPVPNRLAIFQSDVLHEVLLSKQQRLSITAWLRSGSSIWNQG; translated from the coding sequence ATGCAAGCAACCTCTCTCCCCCAAGCCTTTAATCTTCAATCTTGGAATTTGGACCAAGTTCTGAATGACTTAAATGAATTTGGTTTTGCCTTGATTGATCAAGTGTACTCAGATGAATATGTACATGCACTTGCACATGAATGTACTTCTCATCTTGCCGAATTCAGAGCAGCAGGGATACAAAATGGCGTGGTCAGTCATATCCGCAGTGATCATATTTTATGGATTGATGGACAACTGCCAATTGCACAGCAACATCTACAGACGCTAGAGCATTTATCGCAAGCGCTGAATCAGGCCTTTTATTTGGGGATTAAAGAAGTTGAAGCACACTTTGCCTGTTATAACGCAGGCGAGTTTTATGCGTTGCATCGAGATAATCCGCAGCAGAAGAATGATCGAATGATTTCAACCGTGTTCTATTTGCATGAAAGCTGGCAAGAGGATTGGGGTGGCCAATTACGCTTGCAAGATAAGAAGGATCAATGGCATATCATTCAACCTGTACCGAACCGCCTGGCTATTTTTCAAAGTGATGTCTTACACGAAGTCCTGCTTTCCAAACAGCAACGTTTATCAATCACGGCCTGGTTGCGCAGTGGCAGTTCCATTTGGAATCAAGGCTAA
- a CDS encoding malate dehydrogenase, which translates to MKQPVRVAVTGAAGQIGYSLLFRIASGEMLGKDQPVILQLLEVPFEKAQQALKGVMMELDDCAFPLLAGMIGTDDPKVAFKDADYALLVGSRPRGPGMERADLLKVNGEIFIGQGQALNEVASRDVKVLVVGNPANTNAYIAMKSAPDLPAKNFTAMLRLDHNRALTQLAQKAGVAVSDIEDMTVWGNHSPTMYADYRFATANGVSLKDKINDAAWNKDVFLPTVGKRGAAIIEARGLSSAASAANAAIDHMRDWALGTNGKWVTMGIPSDGSYGIPEGVMFGFPVTTENGEYKIVQGLEIDEFSRERINFTLNELEEERAAIADMVK; encoded by the coding sequence ATGAAGCAACCCGTTCGTGTTGCCGTTACAGGCGCTGCTGGTCAAATTGGTTATAGCTTATTATTCCGTATCGCAAGCGGAGAAATGTTAGGTAAAGATCAACCAGTAATTTTACAATTGCTTGAAGTTCCTTTTGAGAAAGCTCAACAAGCGCTTAAAGGCGTGATGATGGAACTTGATGACTGTGCTTTCCCATTATTGGCAGGCATGATCGGGACTGATGATCCTAAAGTTGCATTTAAAGATGCTGACTATGCGTTATTAGTTGGTTCTCGCCCACGTGGTCCTGGTATGGAACGTGCTGACTTGTTGAAAGTGAATGGCGAAATCTTTATCGGTCAAGGCCAAGCACTCAACGAAGTTGCTAGCCGTGACGTTAAAGTATTGGTTGTTGGTAACCCAGCAAACACCAATGCTTACATCGCAATGAAATCTGCTCCAGATCTTCCAGCGAAAAACTTTACCGCAATGTTACGTCTTGACCACAACCGTGCATTAACTCAACTTGCTCAAAAAGCTGGTGTTGCAGTTTCTGACATCGAAGACATGACTGTTTGGGGTAACCACTCTCCAACAATGTACGCTGACTACCGTTTTGCAACTGCAAATGGCGTAAGCTTAAAAGACAAAATCAACGATGCAGCATGGAACAAAGATGTGTTCCTTCCAACTGTTGGTAAACGTGGTGCTGCGATTATCGAAGCACGTGGTTTGTCTTCAGCTGCTTCAGCTGCAAACGCTGCAATCGATCACATGCGTGACTGGGCGTTGGGCACAAACGGCAAATGGGTAACGATGGGTATTCCATCTGACGGTTCTTATGGTATTCCAGAAGGCGTTATGTTCGGTTTCCCTGTAACCACTGAAAACGGTGAATACAAAATCGTTCAAGGCTTAGAAATTGACGAGTTCAGCCGAGAGCGCATCAACTTCACGTTGAATGAGCTTGAAGAAGAACGTGCAGCAATTGCTGACATGGTTAAATAA